The Ruminococcaceae bacterium BL-4 region AATTTCTTCTGTTACCTTCTTTGTACAAACGGACTGAATGGAAATCAGCGGCTTCTCCTGAGAAAGCTTGATGGTATCTCCGCTCTTAAGAGAGGAAAAATCAACATTCGGATTTTTTTGAGAAAGGGTCTCAACCGTAAGCCCATTTTCATTTGCAATATCCTGGACATTTTCATTATTCTGAACTTGATAATCCGTCTGTACCGTTTGTTTTGATAAAAGCAACGCTTTCATTGTTTCATCGGTTAAAACAGACGAAGCCGGATAAGTGCCGGGAATACATCTGACATCAGAAAGAAATGTTGCGGTATCATCCTCTCCGTCTCCTTTTGCCGAATCCAATAGATTCTGCAAAAGTTTCTGCAATTCGCTTTTCTCTTTTACTGCGCCTACGAAGTTCCCATCTATATACAGCCCACAGCTGTCAACTCCGATCTGCTGGTCCTTTTGTAAAAGCAGATTATCTGCCGAAGAAGAAAGATGATCCGAAGCAGAAGACGGCGTTGCGCGAAAAGCAGGCACATAAGTCTGATTCGTATCAACTTTTGAATTAGAAGTTATTGTTTGTACTTCCTGATTTTGAGATACTTTTTGTACCGACGCATAAGCGGTAATTCTAGGCGTCATCAGATGTATGCCACCAATTAAACAAGCCACTACTAAAAGGCTGGCCGCATAGCGTACCTTTCGATCCCGAAATGTAGTAGAAAAACTTTCTTTCTGCCAGTCGTTTTCCGCAGAAAAATAAGTTTCCGTTTCACGGCCTCTCTGAGAAAGAAAAGAATGATCACTATGAGAGTGATGATCTCTGATTGGATTTCTCATGATTGCTCCTCCTTGCATATAGAATATATTACGCATTCGTAATTTGTGTTACACATTTGTAATGAATTATATTCTACCGCAAAGATTACAATTTTGCAACCTTTTTCAATTGTCAATTTCTACAACGAAATTTGTCTTTTATTGTTTGTATTGTAAATTTTCAACAGTCCAGTGCTCAATCACAGGCAAAAAATTCTTTGCTTCCCAAATTGCGCCATTTAAATCGTGTTCCTTATAGTTTCCGCATTCTTTCGCTTTTGCTCCTGGGATCTCTCCCTGATAAAGAGCGATCTTTTGAAAGATCTCAATAATCAATTTAATTGCTGTTTGGGGAGGAAGATCGCGCACCAAAAAATAAAATCCTGTACGACAACCCATTGGTCCAAAATAAACAACTTGGTCGGAATAGGCACTGTTGCGGGCAAACGTTGCGAACAAATGCTCGATCGTATGCAGTGCGGCATTTTCCAAAAATGGCGGATGATTTGGCCTGCGCATACGAATATCATAGGTAGTAATATCTCCATCAATACGAGAAGTATAAATTCCTGGTGTTAATACATCATGGTTCACACAAAAACTTTTAATCAGATTCACTTAAAATAACTCTCCCTTCAAAATTTCTGTCCTCTGTAAATTCATGAAAATCATCTGTAGAAAAGAAATGACGAATTAAT contains the following coding sequences:
- a CDS encoding putative Peptidase M23 (Evidence 3 : Putative function from multiple computational evidences), which produces MRNPIRDHHSHSDHSFLSQRGRETETYFSAENDWQKESFSTTFRDRKVRYAASLLVVACLIGGIHLMTPRITAYASVQKVSQNQEVQTITSNSKVDTNQTYVPAFRATPSSASDHLSSSADNLLLQKDQQIGVDSCGLYIDGNFVGAVKEKSELQKLLQNLLDSAKGDGEDDTATFLSDVRCIPGTYPASSVLTDETMKALLLSKQTVQTDYQVQNNENVQDIANENGLTVETLSQKNPNVDFSSLKSGDTIKLSQEKPLISIQSVCTKKVTEEIPYDTVQKDSDTLYKGKTSVETEGENGQKQVTYCITSINGKEVNKEATHTEVLKDAVSKVILNGTKDCPAGMATGTFEWPTPTMHTITTGFEYRWGKFHPGIDISDGNAFGSQIVAADGGTVTKASDTGDGYGNCVMIDHGNGYVTLYGHASQLLVSVGQKVQKGQLIALVGSTGYSTGPHCHFEVIHNGTKENPFSYVSK
- the luxS gene encoding S-ribosylhomocysteine lyase is translated as MNLIKSFCVNHDVLTPGIYTSRIDGDITTYDIRMRRPNHPPFLENAALHTIEHLFATFARNSAYSDQVVYFGPMGCRTGFYFLVRDLPPQTAIKLIIEIFQKIALYQGEIPGAKAKECGNYKEHDLNGAIWEAKNFLPVIEHWTVENLQYKQ